From one Suicoccus acidiformans genomic stretch:
- the trmB gene encoding tRNA (guanosine(46)-N7)-methyltransferase TrmB — protein MRLRNIPGAQEKLAAYPQYVVDAAQAQAGKWQERFPKAQALHLEIGSGKGRFITEMAKAHPDINYIAMEVQTSVALRILERQLEADLPNLQILHGNGASVEALFAEDKIDRIYLNFSDPWPKARHTKRRLTSPTFLESYEKILKDTGEIHFKTDNQGLFEYSLHSLSTYGMSFANVSLDLHNSAFEGNIMTEYEEKFSQKGHRIYRLEARFK, from the coding sequence ATGCGTTTAAGAAATATTCCAGGAGCACAGGAGAAATTAGCAGCGTATCCGCAATATGTTGTAGATGCAGCACAAGCACAAGCTGGTAAGTGGCAGGAGCGCTTTCCTAAGGCACAAGCTTTACATTTAGAAATCGGCTCAGGTAAAGGGCGCTTTATTACCGAGATGGCCAAAGCCCATCCAGACATTAATTACATCGCCATGGAAGTACAAACGAGCGTTGCCCTGCGCATTCTCGAACGTCAATTGGAAGCAGACTTACCTAATTTACAAATACTACATGGGAACGGGGCGAGCGTTGAAGCGCTCTTCGCCGAGGATAAAATTGACCGAATATACTTGAACTTCAGCGATCCTTGGCCCAAGGCGCGTCACACTAAACGTCGCTTGACTTCTCCGACCTTTCTCGAAAGTTACGAGAAAATCTTAAAAGACACTGGTGAAATTCATTTCAAAACCGATAACCAAGGGCTTTTTGAGTATTCCCTGCATAGCTTGTCCACCTACGGGATGAGCTTTGCGAATGTTTCTTTAGATTTACACAATTCAGCTTTTGAAGGCAATATTATGACTGAATACGAAGAGAAGTTCTCTCAGAAAGGTCACCGGATTTATCGCCTGGAAGCTCGTTTCAAATAA
- a CDS encoding phosphotransferase family protein has product MIYQDDDWELLPLEDSETGEAFMGIRQDEKVFLKRNTSPFTTALSAKGFTPKLMWTQRTYSGDTLTAQEWKDGRLLTNEEMDRSDVIDTIRRYHHSEDLLAMLKRVGGEIYRPVNFIEYYYKDLPSQLQAHRLFNEVITFLEDSVEESFYHARLVVCHGDLHHNNFLWDEENQHLYLVDWENVHISDPLSDITNLLVRYIRPSDWTRWLEEYGYDFDEEAFYERVRWYSLINILYFVKQYHGESRHYKMNEMILLLKQIYEN; this is encoded by the coding sequence ATGATCTATCAAGACGATGATTGGGAATTACTTCCCCTCGAAGATAGTGAAACCGGCGAAGCCTTTATGGGGATTCGTCAAGACGAGAAGGTCTTTCTCAAACGCAATACCTCTCCTTTTACAACTGCCCTTTCTGCTAAAGGTTTTACACCTAAATTGATGTGGACGCAAAGAACTTATTCTGGGGACACCCTAACCGCTCAAGAATGGAAAGACGGCCGTTTATTAACGAATGAAGAGATGGATCGTTCGGATGTTATCGATACCATTCGCCGTTACCACCATAGTGAAGACTTGCTCGCCATGCTGAAACGAGTCGGCGGGGAGATTTACCGTCCCGTTAACTTTATTGAATATTATTACAAAGACTTGCCGTCACAACTTCAAGCACACCGTTTATTCAATGAAGTCATTACGTTTCTAGAAGATAGCGTAGAGGAGAGTTTCTACCACGCTAGACTTGTAGTCTGCCATGGCGATTTGCATCATAATAATTTCCTTTGGGATGAAGAGAATCAACATCTATACTTAGTAGACTGGGAGAATGTCCATATTTCTGATCCGCTCAGTGATATTACCAATTTATTGGTCCGCTATATCCGCCCGAGTGATTGGACTCGCTGGCTCGAAGAATACGGCTATGATTTCGACGAAGAAGCATTCTACGAACGGGTACGTTGGTACAGTTTAATCAATATTCTTTATTTCGTTAAGCAATATCACGGTGAATCCCGCCATTACAAGATGAACGAAATGATCTTGCTACTGAAGCAAATTTATGAAAATTAA
- a CDS encoding glutamyl aminopeptidase yields the protein MNESTFKHLMALTELQSISGHESSVRQYMQEAMSAYVDECEVSGLGNLFGIKRAKQADAPTVMLAGHMDEVGFMLSRIEDNGTFRAVPIGGWNVYAVPAQRFTLQTQQGDIPVISSAVPPHLMKQNASKPIQVKDIYFDAGFESKEEAEGYGVRPGDPIVPEASTVVSANGKSLISKAIDNRYGCALVLDVLEALKDVDLPFHLVAGATVQEEVGLRGVKGAVHRYAPDIFFAVDASPAGDGEGDKTAQGQLGQGFLLRVQDPGHISHPPLWHYIQAQAENAGIPYQYYFSQGGTDAGAAHVMNDGVPSAVIGLPARYIHGHQSLMRLRDYEAARDIVLQVFENLQPEIIQEIKG from the coding sequence TTGAATGAATCGACCTTTAAGCATTTGATGGCTCTGACCGAGTTGCAGAGTATTTCCGGTCATGAGAGTTCAGTTCGTCAGTATATGCAGGAAGCAATGTCAGCTTACGTTGATGAATGCGAAGTGTCTGGTTTGGGGAATCTTTTCGGCATAAAGCGGGCCAAACAGGCTGATGCGCCAACGGTGATGTTAGCGGGCCATATGGATGAAGTAGGTTTTATGTTGTCTCGGATTGAGGACAATGGTACCTTTCGGGCTGTTCCCATTGGTGGCTGGAATGTGTATGCGGTGCCTGCGCAACGCTTTACCTTACAGACTCAGCAAGGGGATATTCCAGTGATATCGAGTGCTGTTCCCCCGCATCTAATGAAGCAAAACGCTTCTAAACCGATTCAAGTCAAAGATATTTACTTTGACGCTGGTTTTGAATCCAAGGAAGAAGCGGAAGGCTATGGAGTTCGGCCCGGGGATCCGATTGTGCCGGAAGCTTCAACTGTCGTCTCAGCGAATGGGAAGTCATTGATTAGCAAAGCCATCGATAATCGCTATGGTTGTGCCCTGGTCTTGGATGTGCTTGAGGCTTTGAAAGATGTGGACTTGCCTTTCCACCTAGTTGCTGGAGCAACAGTGCAGGAAGAGGTTGGTTTGCGCGGGGTTAAAGGAGCGGTGCATCGCTACGCGCCAGATATTTTCTTTGCAGTTGACGCTTCGCCTGCCGGGGACGGTGAAGGTGATAAGACAGCTCAAGGGCAATTGGGTCAAGGCTTCTTACTTAGGGTGCAAGACCCGGGCCATATTAGTCATCCGCCTTTATGGCATTATATTCAAGCACAGGCAGAGAACGCCGGTATTCCTTACCAGTATTACTTCTCACAAGGCGGGACAGATGCGGGAGCAGCGCATGTGATGAATGATGGCGTGCCTAGTGCGGTTATTGGTTTGCCTGCCCGCTATATTCATGGTCACCAATCGCTCATGCGCTTGAGAGATTATGAAGCTGCACGAGATATTGTGTTGCAAGTTTTCGAGAACTTGCAACCAGAAATTATTCAAGAAATTAAAGGATAG